One stretch of Leptospira hartskeerlii DNA includes these proteins:
- a CDS encoding MBL fold metallo-hydrolase, translating to MSTKYPNSDHSNGKRFYNPTQFEENGIWRTLKLLATIDFEEWPKKVQNEKANLIKNPLYKDQIGITFINHATVLIQSREINILTDPVWSERISPVSWVGTKRVREPGIQIEYLPPIDLVVISHNHYDHLDLETLKTINRKFSPKFLVPLGDKELLQSEGISDIYEMDWWQTIKIEKKAEVTFAPTQHLSARGIFDLNHSLWGSYMIRIGNRQVYFGGDAAYSSHYKEIKRRLGEPDISLLPIGAYEPRWFMRLVHMNPSDAIQAHMDLGSKLSIGIHFGTFQQTEEALNAPVEELKKELLKAGLNLSNFIVQKEGIAQIY from the coding sequence GTGTCTACTAAATACCCAAACTCGGATCATTCCAACGGCAAACGTTTTTACAACCCAACCCAATTTGAAGAAAATGGAATATGGAGAACTTTAAAGCTTCTAGCCACAATTGATTTTGAAGAATGGCCAAAGAAGGTTCAAAATGAGAAAGCAAATCTAATTAAAAATCCATTATATAAAGATCAAATCGGGATCACTTTCATTAATCATGCGACTGTATTAATCCAATCCCGCGAGATAAACATTCTTACCGATCCGGTTTGGTCCGAAAGGATCAGCCCGGTGAGCTGGGTAGGAACAAAAAGAGTGAGAGAACCAGGTATTCAGATAGAGTATCTTCCTCCGATAGACCTGGTGGTTATCAGTCATAACCATTATGATCATCTAGACTTGGAAACTTTAAAAACGATTAATAGAAAATTCTCTCCCAAGTTTCTTGTTCCGTTGGGAGACAAGGAACTACTACAATCGGAAGGAATTTCTGATATATATGAGATGGATTGGTGGCAAACAATCAAAATAGAAAAGAAAGCAGAAGTAACGTTTGCTCCTACCCAACATCTTTCCGCAAGAGGAATATTCGATTTAAATCACAGTTTATGGGGTAGCTACATGATCAGAATAGGGAATAGACAAGTATATTTTGGCGGAGATGCTGCGTATTCTTCGCACTATAAAGAAATTAAAAGACGTTTAGGCGAGCCAGATATTTCCCTTTTACCGATCGGAGCTTATGAGCCTAGATGGTTTATGAGGCTAGTTCACATGAATCCTTCGGATGCAATTCAAGCTCATATGGATTTAGGTTCTAAACTTTCAATCGGAATACACTTTGGAACATTTCAACAAACAGAAGAAGCATTAAACGCACCTGTTGAAGAATTAAAGAAGGAATTACTTAAAGCCGGATTGAATTTAAGTAATTTCATAGTGCAAAAAGAAGGAATAGCACAGATTTATTAA
- a CDS encoding alpha/beta fold hydrolase: MKKKLVALAVSMLLLLVLLWYATPMIFLGALLKLNRSLSGLKAKQITAANHTIHFLEGGEGDTIVLLHGIFAEKDHWVDFARSLTGKYHVIIPDLPAFGESDRKADEIYDYAHQTERLKKLLDALRLQRVHLAGSSMGGTIAALYAIRYPEQVLSVAFIGAPHGIHTAKFSQMDNLIEAGKAPLVVATSSEFEVMMKLLFAQRPFLPYPVIYAAEQGALHNSVSNMRIWQEQLRDRFLLDQKISMLQQPSLILWGEKDSIFDVSGVETLRQKMPHAQLMILADLGHLPMMESPGKASELYVRFLSSAPK, encoded by the coding sequence ATGAAGAAAAAACTCGTCGCGCTAGCAGTATCAATGCTGCTGCTTTTGGTGCTACTCTGGTATGCTACTCCCATGATCTTTCTTGGCGCTTTGCTCAAGCTAAACCGTTCGCTCTCAGGCCTCAAAGCAAAGCAAATCACTGCGGCAAATCATACAATCCATTTTCTCGAGGGCGGCGAGGGCGATACAATTGTTCTGTTGCACGGCATCTTTGCCGAAAAAGATCACTGGGTAGATTTTGCGCGTTCGCTGACTGGCAAATACCACGTTATAATTCCCGACCTACCCGCATTTGGCGAAAGCGATCGCAAAGCCGACGAGATTTATGACTATGCGCACCAGACCGAACGTCTCAAGAAATTACTCGACGCTCTTAGACTGCAGCGAGTGCATTTGGCTGGCAGCTCTATGGGTGGTACGATTGCCGCACTATATGCCATTCGTTATCCTGAACAAGTCTTGAGTGTGGCGTTTATCGGGGCCCCGCACGGCATTCACACGGCAAAGTTTAGTCAAATGGATAATCTCATCGAAGCGGGTAAAGCACCACTCGTCGTCGCAACTTCTTCTGAATTTGAAGTCATGATGAAATTGCTTTTTGCCCAAAGGCCCTTCCTGCCCTACCCAGTAATCTACGCCGCAGAACAAGGTGCTTTACACAATTCAGTATCAAATATGCGCATCTGGCAAGAACAGCTACGTGACCGCTTTTTACTCGATCAAAAAATCAGCATGTTACAGCAACCCTCGCTGATACTCTGGGGAGAAAAAGACAGCATCTTCGATGTTTCGGGTGTTGAAACGTTGCGCCAGAAAATGCCGCATGCACAGCTCATGATATTGGCTGACCTGGGCCATCTGCCCATGATGGAATCACCAGGAAAGGCGAGCGAATTATACGTCAGATTCCTTTCGTCAGCGCCAAAATAA
- a CDS encoding flavin-containing monooxygenase: MTRETVFKKQFTDNSDSYCIIGAGPAGLSMARSFKSKGVSFKVFERYKDVGGIWDMENPGSPMYESAHFISSKYLSGYMNFPMPDNYPDYPSWKQILEYHRNFAKEYNLYEHITFNTGVQNIEQVESGWLVELDNGEQRLFKGIVCASGITWAPNIPQLVGQDSFSGKIIHSVDYRNYSLFQGKRVLIVGAGNSGCDIACDAGTAAEQAFISVRRGYYFIPKHIFGQPADVFGDGAHWIPNGFSQWILAKLLNVLVGNLEKLGLPKPDHKLFETHPIINDQLLHNLRHGDVIAKGEILRINNEFVEFKDGSREKIDLIVLATGYNWSIPYMNEKYFEWRDGRPELYLNLFNRNYENLFAIGYMETDGGAYKMFDDMTNLISCYIVAKSENNYSAKKFEKLIKKDRPLLNGGIRYLDTPRHSVYVNQIAYKKYRTKIQRKLGWPELRAGSFSQLLTK, translated from the coding sequence ATGACAAGAGAAACCGTTTTTAAAAAACAATTTACGGATAATTCTGATTCGTATTGCATCATTGGAGCAGGACCGGCCGGGTTATCAATGGCGCGTTCTTTTAAATCCAAAGGAGTATCTTTTAAAGTTTTTGAAAGATATAAAGACGTCGGTGGGATATGGGATATGGAAAACCCTGGATCCCCTATGTACGAAAGCGCACATTTCATATCATCGAAATATTTGTCGGGTTATATGAACTTCCCTATGCCGGATAATTACCCTGACTATCCTTCTTGGAAACAGATTCTTGAATATCATAGAAATTTCGCTAAAGAATATAATCTATATGAACATATAACGTTTAACACTGGGGTACAAAATATTGAGCAAGTCGAATCCGGTTGGTTGGTCGAATTGGATAATGGGGAACAGAGACTGTTTAAAGGAATAGTCTGCGCAAGTGGAATTACTTGGGCTCCCAATATACCGCAATTAGTGGGCCAAGATAGTTTTTCCGGGAAAATCATACACAGTGTTGATTATCGAAATTATTCGCTATTCCAAGGAAAACGCGTACTTATAGTAGGAGCAGGAAATTCTGGATGCGATATCGCTTGCGATGCCGGCACTGCTGCAGAACAAGCCTTTATTAGTGTTAGAAGGGGATATTATTTTATCCCGAAGCATATATTCGGTCAACCTGCGGATGTATTTGGAGACGGAGCTCATTGGATACCGAATGGATTTTCTCAATGGATTCTGGCAAAATTGCTAAATGTTTTAGTGGGAAATCTTGAAAAATTAGGTCTGCCAAAGCCTGATCACAAGCTCTTTGAAACGCACCCCATTATTAATGACCAACTATTGCATAATCTCCGTCACGGTGACGTGATAGCCAAAGGTGAAATTTTAAGAATTAATAATGAATTCGTAGAATTCAAAGATGGTAGCCGCGAAAAAATCGATCTGATCGTCTTGGCTACTGGTTATAATTGGTCCATTCCGTATATGAATGAAAAATACTTCGAATGGAGAGATGGACGCCCAGAACTCTACCTAAATCTCTTTAATCGTAATTATGAAAATCTTTTTGCGATCGGATATATGGAAACAGACGGTGGTGCTTACAAGATGTTCGATGACATGACTAATTTAATCTCCTGCTATATAGTTGCGAAATCCGAAAACAACTATTCGGCGAAGAAATTTGAAAAATTGATCAAGAAGGATCGACCTCTTTTAAACGGTGGGATTCGATATTTAGATACACCTAGGCACTCGGTCTATGTAAATCAAATAGCGTATAAAAAATATCGAACCAAAATCCAACGCAAACTCGGCTGGCCAGAATTGCGGGCAGGCTCATTTTCTCAATTGCTAACAAAATAG
- a CDS encoding DUF6603 domain-containing protein, with the protein MTNPQLNNLFSRIAITPNLDLVLDKTTLQEDYLTDQLFTILKTDSFKIGQPQKSTQDGNGNFSISGKTNLLQFEDIQVTITFFLSWETGSSDKKRLECLIVPSNFPDHWNITKVYQNLPGYEDSAPDKISLGRQESFFKEIDIDKIDVRYSSFDFFEASEAQKHNEITYRTSSLLENTNLPLDIAGQELKAGLNFTGNIAPQGDFWTTLSFIPNLPSSLPIFACIGPEYIPEHEAPETDVPIIRDGVADIGYHFDEGISFSVGSIQISLKTLNIRTGLSIISGVDPGFYLDVQIGDLELVVFAGIGSKNLTITGYFDSGLITVQKLIAALSLGNLNLPSDFSALGDISLKEINFSLSLSSNAGINSLGFTLTTSSPWQLLEGKVSILPQLIYKKQYANSVNPETTSLRVVGVWDLNGTDLITTLDPDPGDISIFLAPNQKLEIGSFLEELLSVNHMPEIEIVDFELDGNYKTKTFGLILDIGSDWEINISGKSMLTVTGMHIELQKEEKNTTAVLSGSFLIGDTSAIITVDIQKELSIKTFFSSINVGNLIDQFLHGIDLPLEFPDFTVENLAISVTPKTGEFDIQGSSSDTIPFFEGLGLQINFFHVSRTLVDPQQKRYSKQSTIHITFDVGGVQLTLAADKKVSDLPQGSTNSDSLQGWVFQLAQGASPIPFGKLIENLGEWIGLEMPIWLGELTIHDLYMEFNVGSPNKCMVISGTVKDGEKQLGKISLLAQKLDPADTYGKTPTNASSEGSNSSKAHWDHIVCLEIDVDIDLKDLPVAGPQLSAVGDMKLHSINCTIASREFKGVELETLLQKLPQSALSPASSTSVESGSSFSVKLQLAGSNVALSVPIESKTQSQEQFPGAYIPPDPITQQTPVDKTKWFPVHLNFKAFNLDRIGVRFQNSRVGLLIDAFIDLGGIKIGLAGLGLNTPFTDFSPTFELSGLSVEYNNPPVTIGGGFLRSGEVYQGLARLSLTSFDMTAVGAYGTIDGHPSFFIFAILKFPLTEPSLFRLTGAAAGMGYNSKLKIPQLERIRDFSLINAALPQQTMFSNTSDPVMVMREMSADIVPELGAKWFAAGITFNSFELINSLALLIIDMDREGLEANILGFSRMSVPSQIPNPIAYAEMVLFASYSEAKGYLKVCGGLTKASYLFAPINRLSGYFAYCKWFAGENEGDFVYSLGGYHPKFQAPAHYPNLSRIGFNWRLSSNLSISGSMYFAVVPHALMAGGSFNAIWESGGIDAWFTAEIDFLMQWKPFYYEASVSISIGVSLTISILFAHIRISVSVGVGVDFHGPNFGGTARVHLYVCSFSIHFGDSSPQRIPLTWDQFKQSFLPAPLVGQKDNYLSIRVSQGLLVDLSDKNDTFDWILSSEHAELMIHTVIPLKYVQFNNETFARKDDSWSMDFGVNPSAYNPQHFQTKISITLSKHGDSTLDDNFLIDPIISGQPGALWLEDQGMNGPRTVPKALVGFALRPILPEAKETPWSPISLLLFEQNNLNIIFYSDATAPASDAFETNISEENLTYNRSGKEIINRNLILQDIEATEIQAYRKNILQDLKLFGLDLDDQVDLKIFSTETVLDDWPVVTLLGE; encoded by the coding sequence ATGACGAACCCTCAGCTGAACAATCTATTTTCGAGGATAGCAATCACGCCTAACTTGGATCTCGTCTTGGACAAAACAACGCTCCAAGAAGACTACCTAACGGATCAGTTATTTACCATTCTAAAAACAGACTCTTTCAAAATCGGGCAGCCTCAAAAGTCAACCCAGGACGGAAATGGCAATTTTAGCATATCCGGAAAAACGAATCTCCTTCAGTTTGAGGACATACAAGTCACCATTACATTTTTCTTATCTTGGGAAACAGGTTCTTCCGATAAAAAACGACTCGAATGTTTGATTGTTCCTTCTAACTTTCCCGACCATTGGAATATTACAAAAGTATATCAAAATCTTCCCGGATATGAAGACAGTGCTCCGGATAAGATCTCCTTGGGCCGACAAGAATCATTTTTCAAGGAAATTGATATCGATAAAATCGATGTCCGTTATTCTTCTTTTGATTTTTTCGAAGCTTCGGAAGCTCAAAAGCATAATGAGATCACATATCGCACCAGTTCTTTATTAGAAAATACTAATTTACCCTTGGATATTGCCGGACAAGAATTAAAGGCGGGACTGAATTTTACCGGCAACATTGCACCGCAAGGCGATTTCTGGACTACTTTAAGCTTTATCCCCAATCTACCTAGCTCATTACCCATTTTTGCTTGTATCGGACCGGAATATATCCCGGAACATGAAGCACCGGAGACGGATGTTCCGATTATCCGAGATGGAGTAGCCGACATCGGCTATCATTTTGACGAAGGGATCTCTTTCTCGGTAGGTTCCATTCAAATCAGTTTAAAGACTCTCAACATTCGCACGGGCCTTAGCATTATCTCAGGAGTGGATCCTGGTTTTTACTTAGATGTGCAGATCGGTGACCTAGAGTTGGTCGTTTTCGCAGGCATTGGGAGTAAAAACCTTACAATTACAGGATATTTTGATTCCGGCCTCATTACTGTCCAAAAACTTATCGCTGCTCTCAGCCTAGGCAACCTCAACTTGCCATCCGACTTCAGTGCATTAGGCGATATTAGTTTGAAGGAGATTAACTTTAGTTTATCTTTAAGCAGTAATGCCGGAATCAATTCCTTAGGTTTTACTTTAACTACCTCGTCACCCTGGCAACTTTTGGAAGGAAAAGTCAGCATCCTTCCTCAACTGATCTATAAGAAACAATATGCGAATTCCGTAAATCCTGAAACAACTTCTCTCCGAGTGGTCGGAGTATGGGATCTTAACGGAACTGACTTGATTACCACGTTAGACCCTGATCCGGGAGACATCTCGATCTTCTTAGCTCCTAACCAGAAATTAGAGATCGGATCTTTTCTGGAGGAATTGCTAAGCGTGAACCATATGCCGGAAATAGAAATTGTCGATTTCGAACTGGATGGAAATTACAAGACCAAAACCTTCGGACTGATCCTGGACATAGGATCCGATTGGGAAATCAACATCAGCGGAAAATCAATGCTTACCGTCACAGGAATGCATATAGAACTCCAAAAAGAAGAAAAAAATACAACAGCAGTTCTAAGCGGTAGTTTCTTAATTGGAGACACTAGTGCCATCATTACGGTCGATATTCAAAAAGAATTAAGTATTAAAACCTTCTTCTCTTCCATTAATGTCGGAAATCTGATCGACCAGTTCCTGCATGGTATAGATCTTCCCTTAGAGTTTCCGGACTTTACCGTTGAAAACCTAGCTATTTCCGTAACACCAAAAACAGGGGAGTTCGATATCCAAGGAAGTTCTTCGGACACCATTCCTTTTTTTGAAGGACTGGGGCTTCAGATTAATTTCTTCCATGTAAGCCGAACCCTGGTGGATCCGCAACAAAAGCGATACTCCAAACAATCCACGATCCATATCACCTTCGATGTCGGAGGCGTGCAACTTACGTTGGCTGCCGACAAAAAAGTATCTGATTTACCGCAGGGATCAACTAACAGCGATTCTCTGCAAGGTTGGGTATTCCAACTTGCACAAGGCGCATCTCCGATTCCTTTCGGCAAATTGATCGAAAATCTGGGAGAATGGATCGGATTAGAAATGCCCATATGGCTGGGCGAACTGACAATCCATGATCTTTACATGGAGTTTAATGTCGGTTCCCCTAACAAATGCATGGTGATTTCCGGCACGGTAAAAGACGGCGAAAAACAATTGGGAAAGATCAGCCTACTCGCTCAAAAGCTGGACCCCGCAGATACATATGGCAAGACTCCCACCAACGCCAGCAGTGAGGGCAGCAATAGTAGCAAAGCTCATTGGGACCATATCGTTTGCCTAGAAATTGACGTTGATATAGACCTAAAAGATTTGCCGGTTGCCGGTCCTCAATTGAGTGCTGTAGGCGACATGAAGTTGCATTCGATCAATTGCACGATTGCCTCTCGAGAATTTAAGGGTGTAGAATTGGAAACTCTCCTTCAAAAATTGCCGCAATCTGCATTGAGCCCTGCGTCTTCTACTTCGGTAGAGAGTGGCTCTTCCTTTTCCGTAAAACTCCAATTAGCTGGATCTAACGTTGCACTATCCGTTCCAATAGAATCCAAAACACAATCTCAGGAACAATTTCCTGGAGCTTATATTCCGCCCGATCCTATCACACAGCAGACTCCCGTTGATAAAACAAAATGGTTTCCCGTACACTTAAACTTCAAGGCATTCAATTTGGATCGCATCGGTGTACGATTCCAAAATTCTAGAGTAGGTTTACTCATTGATGCCTTTATCGATTTAGGTGGGATCAAGATCGGCCTTGCAGGACTTGGATTAAACACTCCATTCACGGATTTTTCGCCGACGTTTGAACTGAGCGGCCTCAGCGTAGAATACAATAATCCTCCTGTGACTATCGGGGGGGGCTTTTTAAGGTCAGGGGAGGTCTATCAAGGATTAGCAAGGCTGAGCCTAACCAGTTTCGACATGACTGCCGTAGGAGCTTACGGTACGATCGATGGCCACCCCTCGTTTTTCATTTTTGCGATTCTGAAATTCCCGTTAACCGAACCTAGCCTGTTCCGGCTAACGGGAGCTGCCGCAGGAATGGGTTATAATAGCAAACTCAAGATACCTCAATTAGAAAGGATTCGGGATTTCAGTCTGATCAATGCGGCCTTACCGCAACAGACCATGTTTTCCAATACTTCTGACCCTGTAATGGTCATGAGGGAAATGTCTGCGGATATTGTCCCTGAACTTGGAGCAAAATGGTTCGCCGCAGGGATCACATTTAACTCATTCGAACTAATCAACTCATTAGCACTTTTGATCATAGATATGGATCGGGAAGGACTTGAGGCAAATATCTTAGGCTTTTCTCGCATGAGCGTTCCTAGCCAAATACCCAACCCCATTGCTTATGCGGAAATGGTGTTGTTCGCTTCTTATAGTGAAGCCAAAGGATATTTGAAAGTATGCGGAGGTCTTACCAAAGCCTCCTATTTATTTGCCCCAATCAATCGGTTGAGCGGTTACTTTGCTTATTGCAAGTGGTTTGCCGGTGAAAACGAGGGAGACTTCGTATATAGTTTGGGTGGATACCATCCTAAGTTTCAAGCACCGGCCCATTATCCCAATCTATCCCGGATCGGCTTCAACTGGAGACTATCTTCCAATTTATCGATCAGTGGCTCTATGTATTTTGCGGTTGTACCTCATGCGCTCATGGCCGGAGGAAGCTTTAACGCAATATGGGAATCGGGGGGAATCGATGCCTGGTTTACCGCAGAGATCGATTTCCTAATGCAATGGAAACCATTTTATTACGAAGCTAGCGTATCAATAAGTATCGGAGTCTCGCTTACCATCAGCATACTCTTTGCTCATATTAGGATATCCGTAAGTGTCGGCGTTGGAGTCGATTTTCATGGGCCCAATTTCGGTGGAACTGCCCGCGTACATCTTTATGTTTGTTCCTTTAGCATTCATTTCGGAGATTCGAGTCCGCAAAGAATCCCTCTGACATGGGACCAGTTCAAACAATCTTTCTTACCGGCTCCATTAGTCGGGCAAAAAGACAACTACCTCTCCATCAGGGTTTCCCAAGGTCTGTTAGTGGACCTTTCGGATAAGAACGATACATTCGACTGGATATTATCCTCCGAACATGCCGAATTGATGATTCATACCGTCATTCCTCTAAAGTATGTTCAATTTAACAATGAAACCTTCGCAAGGAAAGACGATAGTTGGTCGATGGATTTCGGTGTAAACCCGTCTGCTTATAACCCGCAGCACTTCCAAACAAAAATATCCATCACCCTCAGCAAGCACGGCGACTCGACTCTGGATGATAATTTTCTAATAGATCCGATCATTAGCGGACAACCGGGAGCCTTATGGTTAGAAGATCAAGGAATGAATGGCCCTAGGACCGTTCCGAAAGCGTTGGTCGGATTCGCCCTAAGGCCAATATTACCGGAAGCGAAGGAGACTCCCTGGTCTCCGATCTCATTGCTGCTCTTCGAACAGAACAACCTTAACATTATCTTCTACAGCGATGCTACAGCACCGGCTTCCGATGCATTCGAAACTAACATATCGGAGGAGAATCTGACCTATAATAGAAGTGGAAAGGAGATAATTAATAGAAATCTAATACTTCAAGATATTGAAGCGACAGAAATACAAGCATACAGAAAGAACATTCTTCAAGATCTGAAGCTGTTCGGATTAGATCTGGATGATCAAGTAGATCTGAAAATTTTTTCAACGGAAACAGTTCTGGACGACTGGCCAGTCGTAACGCTATTAGGAGAGTAA
- a CDS encoding TetR/AcrR family transcriptional regulator, which produces MKKEFRAPVQSRSKERVELILNIAKKLIGERGIDSVSMREIANLAEVQIGSLYQYFGGKEAVLLAIMRQYYDLLYEQTKSILEPVRNIKELEIAAEKAMGQYVELFRNETALSNLWAGAQAMPDLIAEDNKDSFRNADLIVKTIMRCLPGLKENDVKPFALYFSHTLGTIVRFSMEIDKKYANFVINECKNILKLRLKSFQELSLKKEKQKSRKV; this is translated from the coding sequence ATGAAAAAAGAATTTCGAGCCCCAGTGCAATCTCGAAGCAAGGAGAGAGTCGAACTCATTTTAAATATTGCCAAAAAACTGATTGGAGAAAGAGGGATTGACTCGGTTAGCATGAGAGAAATCGCGAATTTGGCGGAAGTGCAAATCGGCTCTCTATATCAATATTTCGGAGGAAAGGAAGCCGTTTTATTAGCTATCATGCGGCAATATTATGATTTGCTTTACGAGCAAACGAAATCTATTTTAGAACCGGTCCGTAATATTAAGGAACTAGAAATTGCTGCTGAAAAGGCTATGGGTCAATATGTTGAATTGTTCCGTAATGAGACAGCGCTCTCTAATTTATGGGCCGGGGCACAAGCAATGCCAGATTTGATTGCGGAAGATAATAAAGATAGTTTTCGTAATGCCGACCTAATTGTGAAGACGATAATGCGATGTTTGCCTGGTTTGAAGGAAAACGATGTCAAACCATTTGCTTTATATTTCAGTCATACCTTGGGAACGATAGTACGGTTCTCTATGGAGATAGATAAAAAATACGCTAATTTTGTCATAAACGAATGTAAAAATATTCTGAAACTGCGATTGAAAAGCTTTCAAGAGTTATCCTTGAAAAAGGAAAAACAAAAAAGCCGTAAAGTTTAA
- a CDS encoding SDR family NAD(P)-dependent oxidoreductase produces MFRSLHIVITGGATGLGYAIAEALAGQGARLTLLSRKAEKLQFAAQELRRRHPNVDIEVRPLDVSDPIAACKVIDEIARHRGGIDALFNNAGVMLEGRFEDLTPDDFAAVITTNFFGAVNVARAVLPHLRASGGRLVNIASVAGLTGTFGFTAYGSAKHALVGFTDCLYYEMLGEGVKVHLVCPAEFETPMVAELDSYRTPENLRHTNAIPRTALDTVVADILKGLRKEQYLIIPGAYTRLVVRALQLFPNTMRRIGARLVRKH; encoded by the coding sequence ATGTTCCGATCACTTCATATAGTAATCACTGGCGGGGCGACTGGTCTCGGTTATGCTATTGCCGAGGCACTCGCTGGACAGGGGGCCCGCCTAACACTCCTATCGCGAAAAGCGGAGAAGCTCCAATTTGCTGCGCAAGAACTTCGTCGGAGGCATCCGAATGTCGATATCGAGGTTCGGCCCCTCGATGTCAGCGATCCAATCGCAGCCTGCAAAGTCATTGATGAAATTGCTCGGCATCGTGGTGGCATTGACGCTTTGTTCAACAATGCGGGCGTGATGTTAGAAGGAAGGTTCGAAGATCTTACGCCAGACGATTTCGCTGCGGTGATCACAACCAATTTTTTTGGCGCGGTTAACGTTGCACGTGCCGTCTTGCCTCACCTTCGTGCCAGCGGAGGAAGATTGGTCAATATCGCCTCGGTCGCAGGGCTGACGGGCACCTTCGGTTTCACAGCTTACGGTTCCGCAAAACACGCGCTTGTCGGTTTTACCGATTGCCTTTATTACGAAATGCTAGGCGAGGGTGTCAAAGTCCACCTCGTTTGCCCGGCCGAATTTGAGACGCCAATGGTAGCGGAGCTGGATTCATACCGGACACCTGAGAACTTGCGGCACACGAACGCCATTCCTAGAACCGCTCTCGACACTGTCGTAGCAGACATTCTGAAAGGGCTTCGCAAGGAACAGTACCTCATAATCCCAGGCGCGTACACTCGGCTAGTGGTTCGGGCGTTGCAGCTTTTTCCCAACACCATGCGGCGAATTGGTGCGCGTCTCGTGAGGAAGCATTGA
- a CDS encoding PilZ domain-containing protein, with translation MAVGRSDTLQELITILETMFGETIIGSDINLVKHLFYSLKADQREFPFDYEGEKLTSVVEEVSEDTLVLYVPYLQPKGILRAKISFEILNILYQFEVVLLDFWEDHVRVKIPSELQAAAFRKNLRVAVDDLFMNYVILYRSLSGGERELGKNLSVEQRFFHLMKEIKKDNPSLKLINLMVTEYILGISKDYEIVFFGPGNDGGFFGDFVKKYNRSIYVPDCSLIKSYIGEEKDPYLANFRDEYLSLIQTRGQAKADEFFRELQKEEVRNFLISYIVTPIRLFNDPIGYVKVFSTAMDKFSIVQQQALYIEELGDILTYALTKVYIRQENFRNEKAVTRILDISMNGLLFEIEDGRTFNYLKQHNIIKMFIPISERNLVLRGEVVRFLEVGNGKYQLGVNFFDSNPDDMVFLQHYIFSKKMRILFE, from the coding sequence ATGGCTGTAGGACGATCGGATACACTCCAAGAACTGATTACGATTTTAGAAACGATGTTTGGAGAAACAATCATCGGGTCCGATATCAATCTGGTTAAACATCTATTCTATAGTTTGAAAGCGGATCAAAGAGAGTTCCCCTTCGACTATGAAGGAGAGAAGCTTACTTCCGTCGTTGAAGAAGTAAGCGAAGACACTCTTGTCCTATACGTTCCTTATCTCCAGCCCAAAGGAATATTAAGAGCGAAAATCAGTTTCGAAATTCTGAATATACTTTATCAATTCGAAGTAGTGCTTCTCGATTTTTGGGAAGACCATGTAAGGGTCAAGATCCCTTCTGAGTTACAGGCCGCCGCGTTCCGTAAAAACCTCAGGGTGGCTGTTGACGACCTTTTCATGAATTATGTGATCCTCTATCGCTCCTTGAGCGGCGGAGAAAGAGAACTTGGAAAAAATCTAAGCGTAGAACAAAGATTTTTTCATTTAATGAAAGAGATCAAAAAGGATAATCCTAGTCTTAAATTGATCAATTTAATGGTTACTGAATATATTCTGGGGATTTCCAAGGATTATGAGATCGTATTTTTTGGGCCTGGAAATGACGGAGGGTTTTTCGGAGACTTCGTCAAAAAATATAATCGGTCCATCTATGTTCCGGATTGTTCCTTAATTAAAAGTTATATTGGAGAGGAGAAGGATCCGTATCTGGCCAATTTCCGAGATGAATATCTGAGTCTGATCCAAACCAGAGGACAGGCAAAGGCGGATGAATTCTTTAGAGAACTCCAGAAGGAAGAAGTTCGTAATTTCTTAATTTCTTATATAGTTACTCCAATTCGTTTGTTTAACGATCCAATCGGTTATGTAAAAGTATTCTCTACTGCGATGGATAAATTTTCTATCGTACAGCAACAAGCATTGTATATAGAAGAGTTGGGGGATATTCTTACTTATGCATTAACCAAAGTGTATATTCGCCAAGAAAACTTCCGAAATGAAAAAGCAGTAACTCGTATCCTTGACATCAGCATGAACGGACTTTTGTTCGAAATCGAAGATGGACGGACTTTTAATTATTTAAAGCAGCATAATATCATCAAAATGTTCATTCCGATCTCTGAAAGAAATTTGGTCTTAAGAGGAGAGGTAGTTCGATTTTTAGAAGTCGGAAATGGTAAATACCAGTTAGGCGTGAACTTCTTCGATTCGAATCCGGATGATATGGTCTTCCTGCAGCATTATATTTTCAGCAAGAAGATGCGGATTTTGTTCGAATAG